A section of the Bacteroidota bacterium genome encodes:
- a CDS encoding SusD/RagB family nutrient-binding outer membrane lipoprotein, which produces MKRNYKKYFLILVVVISASFSSCEKGFEGINTSVDFVSTPTLEYVLPFVELTMVDRNYYTQTYYAAAYAGQINTNVSFPSITAYKETEMSEHWVWIYRNPLKNIVDFIERCQDDPDKINYLSIGRILRVYLLHSVTDSYGDIPYFEAIKGYSAGITTPKYDPQQAIYGDMFKELTEAAAALTASKTTPGTADIVYNGDIVKWKKFANSLMLRLALRIVKADPVNSKKYIEQAIAGGLMTSTADNFVVNYTTQVAGTGTTSNGTAHTWISSSYITTYRLAQPFVDSLKLKNDPRTPIYCMREKLPLTSYQEGSHDPAVQRGRDQFVQSVQRDSASVANIRTFGRYAAPFIHLSYPQVQFQLAEAVVRNIIPGDAKTYYENGVKAAMSELSILGTDGWNPGAITVAQQNAYLTANPYDPANALRQINTQYWIETFPNYYEAWANMRRTGFPDTYSQLNLSLSGNLGAQLPRRLFYPRAEYAANANINEAVSRQGPDLTSTRVWWDKP; this is translated from the coding sequence ATGAAAAGAAATTACAAAAAATACTTTCTAATTCTGGTAGTTGTTATTTCCGCGAGCTTCTCTTCTTGTGAAAAGGGGTTTGAGGGTATTAATACCAGCGTTGATTTTGTATCAACTCCCACACTGGAGTATGTACTGCCATTTGTTGAGCTTACAATGGTTGACAGGAATTATTATACACAAACGTATTATGCGGCAGCCTATGCCGGCCAGATAAATACAAATGTTTCCTTTCCTTCTATCACTGCTTATAAGGAAACAGAAATGTCTGAGCATTGGGTATGGATATATAGAAATCCCCTTAAAAATATCGTTGATTTTATTGAACGTTGCCAGGATGATCCGGATAAGATAAATTATCTAAGCATCGGACGCATTTTAAGAGTTTATTTGCTCCATTCAGTTACTGATAGTTATGGCGATATCCCATATTTTGAGGCGATCAAAGGCTATTCAGCAGGAATAACAACACCGAAATATGATCCTCAGCAAGCAATATACGGGGACATGTTTAAAGAATTGACAGAGGCGGCAGCGGCTCTTACTGCTTCTAAAACAACTCCTGGTACCGCCGATATTGTTTATAATGGAGATATTGTAAAATGGAAAAAATTTGCAAATAGTCTTATGTTGAGATTGGCATTGAGGATTGTAAAAGCTGATCCTGTTAATTCAAAGAAATATATTGAACAGGCCATAGCAGGTGGACTTATGACCAGTACAGCTGATAACTTTGTTGTAAATTATACCACACAAGTTGCTGGTACAGGCACAACCTCTAACGGAACGGCACATACATGGATAAGTTCAAGTTATATTACTACCTACAGGCTTGCGCAACCATTTGTTGATTCACTAAAACTCAAAAACGATCCACGTACTCCTATATATTGTATGAGGGAGAAATTGCCCTTAACCTCATACCAGGAAGGAAGTCATGACCCGGCTGTTCAAAGAGGTCGTGATCAATTTGTTCAGTCAGTGCAAAGAGACAGCGCCTCTGTTGCCAATATAAGAACCTTTGGAAGGTACGCTGCTCCATTTATTCACCTAAGCTATCCACAAGTTCAGTTTCAACTTGCTGAAGCTGTTGTCAGGAATATCATACCCGGTGATGCTAAAACTTATTATGAAAACGGCGTTAAGGCGGCCATGAGTGAGTTATCAATTTTAGGAACTGATGGATGGAATCCTGGTGCAATAACTGTGGCTCAACAAAATGCTTACCTGACTGCCAATCCTTATGATCCGGCAAATGCGTTAAGACAGATCAATACTCAATACTGGATAGAAACATTTCCTAATTATTATGAAGCATGGGCTAATATGCGCAGAACCGGTTTTCCGGACACTTATAGTCAATTGAATCTTAGCTTAAGCGGTAATTTAGGAGCTCAACTTCCAAGAAGACTTTTTTATCCACGAGCAGAATATGCTGCCAATGCTAATATTAATGAAGCAGTCTCCAGGCAAGGCCCGGATTTAACAAGCACCCGTGTATGGTGGGACAAACCATAA
- a CDS encoding metallophosphoesterase family protein, with protein MKKLSFIFFLFFTNVLFSQTTTDRRDADRYGYRPELVRGPYLQVATPNSIIVRWRTNELDVSFVRFGTSPGKLDQMAGNDYRTREHIITLTGLQPQTKYYYLIEGFKDTLQGDENNYFTTLPVKGNEGKYRIGVFGDCGTNISNQTDTRDQVEKYLGNDPLTAWILLGDDAYSWGTDKDFQEGFFEPYKNSFLKKSPLYPAPGNHDYRDEPYASEIAQRSGEIDYYKVFTMPTKGEAGGLSSHTSAYYSFDIGNVHFLSLDSQGSEEYGRRLFDTTSSQVRWVKKDLEENRNKGWVVVYWHHPPYSMGSHNSDTETQMRKIRENFITILERYGVDLILCGHSHAYERSKLMQGHYGLEATFSPEKHLLSNSSGYYDGSENSCPYIKDASGKGTVYVVSGSSGRVDYGQRSFPHDAMPFADTLNGGACILEVESNRLDLKWICADGKIRDHFTMMKDVNRKSIIKIKKGQTATLKASWLGEYNWQGANGKTRLVEVKPSAGITTYTVHDPNGCVQDTFEVQVIK; from the coding sequence ATGAAAAAGCTAAGTTTTATATTCTTTTTGTTTTTTACCAATGTATTATTTTCACAAACCACAACCGACCGCAGAGATGCAGATAGGTACGGATACAGGCCGGAGCTGGTAAGAGGTCCCTATTTACAAGTAGCTACGCCAAATAGTATTATTGTTCGCTGGAGAACAAATGAACTTGATGTGAGTTTTGTTCGGTTTGGAACATCGCCGGGAAAATTGGACCAGATGGCTGGCAATGATTACCGTACTCGTGAACATATTATAACTCTTACTGGTCTTCAGCCGCAAACAAAGTATTACTATTTAATAGAGGGTTTTAAAGATACATTGCAAGGAGATGAGAATAATTATTTTACAACATTACCAGTTAAAGGAAATGAAGGTAAATACAGGATCGGAGTTTTTGGTGATTGCGGTACTAATATTTCAAATCAAACTGATACAAGAGATCAGGTTGAAAAATATTTGGGAAACGATCCACTAACAGCCTGGATCCTTCTTGGCGATGATGCGTATTCCTGGGGCACTGATAAAGATTTCCAGGAAGGTTTTTTTGAACCATATAAAAATAGCTTTTTAAAAAAATCCCCTTTATATCCTGCTCCGGGCAATCATGATTATCGTGATGAACCTTATGCATCGGAAATAGCGCAGCGTTCTGGTGAGATTGACTATTACAAAGTTTTTACAATGCCAACCAAAGGAGAAGCAGGTGGTTTATCTTCTCATACATCTGCGTACTACTCTTTTGATATTGGAAATGTTCATTTTCTTTCGTTGGATTCACAAGGGTCAGAAGAATATGGTCGTAGACTTTTTGATACGACAAGCAGCCAGGTTCGATGGGTAAAAAAAGACCTGGAAGAAAACAGGAATAAAGGATGGGTAGTTGTTTACTGGCATCATCCTCCGTATTCAATGGGTTCCCATAATTCTGACACAGAAACTCAAATGAGGAAGATAAGAGAGAATTTTATTACGATCCTTGAACGATATGGTGTTGATCTTATATTATGCGGGCACAGTCATGCTTATGAACGTTCAAAATTGATGCAGGGCCATTATGGACTTGAAGCAACTTTTTCACCTGAGAAACATTTGCTAAGTAATTCATCAGGATATTATGATGGGTCAGAAAATTCTTGTCCATATATCAAGGATGCATCCGGTAAAGGAACTGTGTATGTAGTGAGCGGATCATCCGGAAGAGTAGATTATGGCCAGCGTTCATTTCCACATGATGCGATGCCATTTGCGGACACACTAAATGGAGGTGCTTGTATTCTTGAAGTAGAAAGTAACAGGCTTGATCTGAAATGGATCTGTGCCGACGGAAAAATTAGAGATCATTTTACGATGATGAAGGATGTGAATAGAAAATCAATAATAAAAATAAAGAAAGGACAAACTGCCACTTTGAAAGCATCCTGGCTTGGTGAGTATAATTGGCAGGGTGCAAATGGAAAGACTCGTTTAGTTGAGGTAAAACCTTCCGCTGGAATTACAACTTATACAGTGCATGATCCTAATGGATGCGTGCAGGATACATTCGAGGTTCAGGTAATAAAGTAA
- a CDS encoding AraC family transcriptional regulator, whose amino-acid sequence MDFQIIQPNKNISLFVKNIWVFEGGEKNLKTNLPFFADGYPGLMFQQTENGLTVNPHKKKMPVLFLYGQTIRPIELEITGYYQLIVFQLYPFVLKNIFNITPQSINDDCYDLLQLQTIDVADLNQSLLSQPDINQKIENISALLYQLFLSKKQNLDFKIKHIIEIIIVAKGKINIRNIAKKTNLNIRTLERRFLNETGLPAKQFAKIIQFQSSLEQVIAKDFIKLTDIVYENGFADQSHFIKIFKAYTGKTPKAFTKK is encoded by the coding sequence ATGGATTTTCAAATTATACAACCCAACAAAAATATTTCACTTTTTGTGAAAAATATTTGGGTGTTCGAAGGTGGCGAAAAAAACCTAAAAACAAACCTGCCTTTTTTTGCTGATGGATACCCCGGACTGATGTTTCAGCAAACCGAAAATGGATTGACCGTGAACCCGCACAAGAAAAAAATGCCTGTCTTATTTCTTTATGGACAAACAATTCGACCCATCGAATTGGAAATTACAGGTTATTATCAACTTATCGTTTTCCAACTCTACCCTTTTGTTTTAAAGAATATTTTCAACATTACTCCGCAAAGTATTAACGACGATTGTTACGATCTGCTGCAATTGCAAACCATTGATGTCGCTGATCTTAATCAATCGCTTTTATCACAGCCAGACATCAACCAAAAAATTGAGAACATCTCTGCCCTGCTTTATCAATTATTTTTATCTAAAAAACAAAACCTGGATTTTAAGATCAAGCACATTATCGAAATTATTATAGTCGCAAAAGGAAAAATAAATATTCGCAACATCGCGAAAAAAACCAACTTAAATATAAGAACGCTTGAAAGAAGATTCCTGAACGAAACAGGGCTCCCGGCCAAGCAATTTGCAAAAATCATTCAATTTCAATCTTCACTCGAGCAGGTTATAGCCAAAGACTTTATCAAGCTTACCGACATTGTTTATGAAAATGGTTTTGCTGACCAATCTCATTTTATAAAGATATTCAAAGCCTATACTGGCAAAACGCCCAAGGCATTTACCAAAAAATAG
- a CDS encoding SDR family oxidoreductase, with amino-acid sequence MNIILFGATGSVGKQIIKQTLDEGHRVTAFTRSPEKLIAFSSANLSVVKGDILNKTDVESAVLNHDVVLCTIGDGNKGTVRGTGTRNIIESMQKHHIKRLICQTTLGLGESRGNLNFVWKHIMFGLLLKKAFKDHQLQEQYVFDSNLDYTIVRPSAFTDGQITRNYKIGFDGNFKKLSLKISRADVADFMLQRITSKEYLKQAVSISN; translated from the coding sequence ATGAATATTATTCTTTTTGGAGCCACTGGAAGTGTTGGCAAACAAATAATTAAACAAACATTAGATGAAGGGCACAGGGTGACAGCCTTTACCCGGAGTCCTGAAAAATTAATCGCATTTTCATCAGCCAACCTTTCTGTTGTAAAAGGTGACATTTTAAATAAAACAGATGTGGAAAGTGCTGTTTTAAATCATGATGTGGTTCTTTGTACCATTGGTGACGGGAACAAAGGCACCGTAAGAGGAACCGGGACAAGAAATATCATTGAATCCATGCAAAAACATCACATCAAAAGATTGATTTGCCAAACAACTTTAGGATTAGGGGAAAGCCGTGGAAACCTCAATTTTGTATGGAAACACATTATGTTTGGGCTATTGCTGAAAAAAGCTTTTAAAGATCATCAATTGCAGGAACAATACGTATTTGACAGCAATCTGGACTACACAATTGTTCGCCCAAGCGCTTTCACCGATGGGCAAATTACACGAAATTATAAAATAGGCTTTGACGGTAATTTCAAAAAACTCAGTTTGAAAATTTCGAGGGCTGATGTTGCTGATTTTATGCTTCAGCGAATTACTTCGAAAGAATATTTAAAACAAGCCGTTAGCATTTCTAATTAA
- a CDS encoding SusC/RagA family TonB-linked outer membrane protein — MRLKSTNLTLFLVFFVLLCPAAAQTQGTTTIRGTVTDQAGKPLPGVTVNVKGTKTNTLTDGKGDYSIITNNKKTILVFSFVGLATQELSVGNQVLINTSLLPETKEMEGVIVTALNIKRNPKSLGYSVTQLDGSKINTVQTPSLISALSGKVAGVDVGNIANGIAGTKRVVIRGATSLTGDNNPLWVVDGVQINSSSLGGLASNAPEGGIDYGDGLTGINPDDIESISVLKGNAAAALYGARASNGVIIVTTKSGKSAKGKMNLDFSTSLLVDKLVDQTDFQNVYGQSSINQANGRELPTSADNAKGSDSWGHIMDGTPAPQFDGVVRPFSPAKDIYKRFFKTGSTITNTLSLYGSNNNNDFRISLSDLRNTDITPNADFRRTSINTKTHSRFGNLDVDLVINYNYEKSHNRPFIGGNHDNSLYSLLYLPNTIDLDPLKPGYDSFGREYLYTQGVSNPYYIVNKEKQEDSKNRLIGSLMLKYDITKWLYVRGRLNRDYYLSKRLQYIPDGNASSSFPYNSPSNIGGLLNQRSVESSVMDYEFIVGINPLNKGKFSVNAFFGGNSNTRANSQLIESGNTFVVPNVYTFNNLKTKLPSTSESRRKTNSLFGSMELSYNKYLFLTLTGRNDWFSTLPIDNNDLFYPAASLSFVLSDAFNLPSAISFAKLRASTAQVSGDTDPYQLDLSYSLDPLLYNSTIPLQLIGTSNIPNKKLKPLLSTDYEVGLEMDFFKGRLGFDFAYYNRQIKDDIVRTAVSSGTGYSTAIFNVGKLKNSGIEILLKATPIKTRDFTWDLTATFSKNNNVVVALGDGVAGTPIQLATSKSGNGFVQLTEGERYGGIYGFSYTRDSASGQKIYDTRGFPVVNSKAKFLGNSTYDKLFGFSNTLTYKKLSLYIFVDAKFGADIYSETNATAYKNGKHMNTLFGREEGFVAPGLNQTGGKNTVMVMPDNLSSYYNQIGTITEEFMYDASFVKLREAALTYRFSKGLDKIGLINPTIALVARNLWTIYKDKDLENVDPESNIASNNQQGIERMGYPSTMSVGLTIKFTLK, encoded by the coding sequence ATGAGATTGAAATCAACCAACCTAACATTGTTTTTGGTCTTTTTTGTTTTATTATGTCCTGCTGCAGCACAAACGCAGGGGACCACCACGATACGTGGAACCGTCACCGATCAAGCCGGGAAACCTTTACCTGGTGTAACGGTAAATGTGAAAGGGACTAAAACCAACACATTGACAGATGGTAAAGGGGACTATAGTATCATAACGAATAACAAAAAAACAATTCTTGTTTTTTCTTTCGTGGGATTGGCAACGCAAGAGTTGTCAGTAGGCAACCAGGTATTAATAAATACAAGCCTGTTGCCTGAAACTAAAGAAATGGAAGGTGTTATTGTTACTGCATTGAACATTAAACGAAATCCTAAAAGCCTTGGTTATTCAGTTACTCAACTTGACGGTTCCAAAATAAATACGGTTCAAACGCCAAGTCTTATTAGTGCTTTGTCAGGAAAAGTTGCAGGGGTTGATGTAGGTAACATTGCCAATGGGATAGCAGGTACAAAAAGAGTAGTTATTCGCGGCGCCACTTCATTGACTGGCGATAATAATCCATTATGGGTAGTAGATGGAGTTCAAATAAATTCGAGTAGCCTTGGTGGCCTGGCATCTAACGCTCCTGAAGGTGGAATTGATTATGGAGATGGCCTTACGGGAATTAATCCTGATGACATTGAAAGTATAAGTGTATTAAAAGGGAATGCTGCCGCTGCCCTATATGGTGCAAGGGCATCTAATGGAGTAATAATTGTCACGACCAAAAGTGGTAAATCTGCAAAGGGGAAAATGAATCTTGATTTTAGCACTTCCTTATTGGTTGATAAGCTCGTTGATCAAACAGATTTCCAAAATGTATATGGACAGAGCTCAATAAACCAGGCGAACGGACGTGAACTACCGACAAGTGCTGATAATGCAAAAGGGTCTGATAGTTGGGGACATATTATGGATGGGACACCAGCACCTCAATTTGATGGCGTAGTAAGACCATTCAGCCCGGCAAAAGATATCTATAAACGCTTTTTCAAAACAGGAAGCACTATTACTAATACACTATCATTATATGGGAGTAACAATAATAATGATTTTCGGATATCATTATCAGATCTGAGGAATACTGATATCACGCCAAATGCAGACTTCAGGCGGACCAGCATAAACACAAAGACGCATTCAAGATTTGGCAATCTGGATGTTGATCTTGTAATTAATTACAATTATGAAAAATCTCATAACAGACCTTTTATCGGTGGTAACCATGACAATTCGCTTTATTCATTATTGTATCTTCCCAACACCATCGATTTAGATCCTTTAAAACCGGGCTATGATTCCTTCGGCCGTGAATACCTTTATACACAAGGTGTTTCAAATCCTTATTATATAGTAAATAAAGAGAAACAAGAGGATTCAAAAAACAGGCTTATTGGATCTCTAATGCTTAAATATGATATTACAAAATGGTTGTATGTACGAGGAAGGTTGAACCGCGATTATTATTTATCTAAAAGGTTACAATACATTCCTGATGGGAATGCTTCTTCAAGTTTTCCGTATAATTCTCCCAGCAATATAGGAGGTCTTCTAAATCAACGTTCTGTTGAAAGTTCAGTAATGGATTATGAATTTATAGTTGGAATAAATCCTTTAAATAAAGGTAAATTCAGTGTTAACGCATTTTTCGGTGGTAATAGTAACACCCGGGCAAATTCTCAATTAATTGAATCGGGTAATACTTTTGTTGTCCCGAATGTTTACACTTTTAATAATTTAAAAACCAAATTGCCGTCGACAAGCGAAAGCAGACGCAAAACAAATTCGCTTTTCGGAAGCATGGAATTGTCATACAATAAATATTTGTTTTTGACCCTAACCGGCAGAAACGATTGGTTTTCTACTCTGCCAATTGATAATAATGATTTATTCTATCCTGCTGCTTCTTTATCTTTTGTATTATCAGATGCGTTTAATTTACCATCAGCAATATCTTTTGCTAAGTTACGAGCATCTACCGCGCAGGTAAGTGGAGATACCGATCCTTATCAGCTTGATCTGAGTTATTCACTTGATCCTTTATTGTATAACAGCACCATCCCTCTTCAACTGATCGGCACGAGCAACATACCGAATAAAAAACTAAAACCACTTTTGTCTACTGATTATGAAGTTGGCCTGGAGATGGATTTCTTTAAAGGCAGACTTGGATTTGACTTTGCTTACTACAACCGCCAAATAAAAGATGATATTGTGAGAACAGCAGTATCAAGCGGTACAGGTTACAGTACGGCGATCTTTAATGTTGGCAAGCTTAAAAACAGCGGGATAGAAATTTTATTGAAAGCAACTCCAATAAAAACAAGGGATTTTACATGGGATCTGACGGCTACTTTTTCAAAGAACAACAATGTGGTTGTCGCTTTGGGTGATGGTGTAGCGGGAACTCCTATCCAATTAGCTACATCAAAAAGTGGAAACGGTTTTGTACAGTTAACAGAAGGGGAAAGATATGGAGGTATATATGGATTTAGCTATACAAGAGATTCTGCTTCAGGTCAAAAAATTTATGATACAAGAGGTTTTCCTGTCGTGAATTCCAAAGCTAAATTTTTAGGCAACAGTACCTACGATAAGTTATTCGGATTTAGCAACACGCTCACTTATAAAAAACTTTCATTGTATATTTTTGTTGATGCAAAATTCGGCGCTGATATATATTCTGAAACCAACGCAACTGCATATAAGAATGGAAAACATATGAATACTTTATTTGGTAGAGAGGAAGGATTTGTTGCGCCAGGTTTAAACCAAACAGGTGGGAAGAATACAGTAATGGTGATGCCAGATAATCTAAGTTCTTATTACAATCAGATCGGAACTATTACCGAAGAGTTTATGTATGATGCAAGCTTTGTAAAGTTACGTGAAGCTGCTTTAACGTACAGATTTTCCAAAGGGTTAGATAAAATTGGACTTATTAATCCCACGATCGCATTGGTGGCAAGAAACCTATGGACAATATATAAAGACAAGGATTTAGAAAATGTTGATCCCGAAAGTAACATTGCCAGTAATAACCAGCAGGGCATTGAACGGATGGGCTATCCCAGCACAATGAGCGTTGGTCTTACTATTAAATTTACCTTAAAATAA
- a CDS encoding DUF4091 domain-containing protein, producing the protein MLKQIIIAILFLQAFALSAQDLSYSKPGAEYYTELPNPVVTNKSAWNKMTSDVAVSYASDNVKYPKEKIPAIPLQTTWSTTAWKGEKVHTQFLVWSKKDIPAVSFQLTDLISTTGKKIPATNIKASFVRYTMADNFVDGCSQKATSRYDSFLAADPIDIVSTLAVAANTVQPVWLNVEVAGNTDAGKYTGTITVNANKKYVLKINLDVVEHVLPPPSEWKFDFDIWQYPAPIARMHNVPLWSEEHFKLMREYFTYLANAGQKVITANIIEQPWGLDHVHFDDPTLIKWIKKRDGSWQYDFSLFDRYISFMMECGITQRINCYTMITWDLGFIYFDEFSGKNKTDTLKPGAANYTAFWKPMIEKFTAHLKQKGWFSKTAIAVDERPLESMQAIIALLKSVDPSWKVALAGDTYHPEIENDIYDYCLASYLDFGDDALKRRKAEGKPTTFYTACVEEYPNSYTASPPAENTFLAWYASAKGLTGYLFWAYNTWVSDPLHDSRWRRYPAGELFQFYPGPRTSIRFEKLREGIQDFEKIRILREKFTKEGKKESLKKLNDVLSKFQLAKLKTIPAAKILNEGKAVLRELSKVK; encoded by the coding sequence ATGTTAAAACAAATTATTATTGCCATTTTATTTCTTCAGGCATTTGCTTTGTCGGCACAGGACCTTAGTTACAGCAAACCAGGCGCAGAATACTATACCGAGTTACCCAATCCTGTTGTCACGAATAAATCAGCATGGAATAAAATGACCAGCGATGTAGCAGTGAGCTATGCCAGCGACAATGTTAAATATCCTAAAGAAAAAATCCCTGCTATTCCTTTGCAGACAACCTGGTCTACTACAGCCTGGAAGGGCGAGAAGGTGCATACACAATTTTTAGTATGGAGTAAAAAAGATATACCGGCTGTAAGTTTCCAATTGACAGACCTTATTTCTACAACAGGGAAAAAAATACCTGCAACAAATATCAAAGCATCTTTTGTGCGTTATACGATGGCAGACAATTTTGTTGATGGTTGTTCACAAAAAGCCACATCCAGGTATGATTCATTCCTTGCTGCTGATCCTATAGATATAGTTTCTACTCTGGCAGTTGCTGCTAATACTGTTCAGCCTGTATGGTTAAATGTTGAGGTGGCGGGAAATACCGATGCAGGAAAATATACCGGTACCATTACAGTTAATGCAAATAAAAAATATGTGCTGAAAATAAATTTAGATGTGGTTGAACATGTTTTGCCGCCACCTTCGGAGTGGAAATTTGATTTTGATATATGGCAATATCCTGCCCCAATAGCCCGGATGCATAATGTACCTCTGTGGAGTGAAGAACATTTTAAATTGATGAGGGAGTATTTTACTTACCTCGCTAATGCAGGACAAAAAGTGATCACAGCCAATATCATTGAACAGCCATGGGGTCTTGATCACGTACATTTTGATGATCCGACTCTTATAAAATGGATCAAAAAAAGAGATGGCAGCTGGCAGTACGACTTTAGTCTATTTGACCGCTACATCAGCTTTATGATGGAATGCGGGATCACGCAACGGATCAATTGTTATACAATGATCACATGGGATCTTGGTTTTATTTATTTTGATGAATTTTCCGGGAAAAATAAAACAGATACATTAAAACCAGGTGCTGCAAATTATACTGCTTTCTGGAAACCAATGATCGAAAAATTTACAGCACATCTTAAACAAAAAGGCTGGTTTTCCAAAACAGCTATCGCCGTTGATGAACGACCTCTTGAAAGTATGCAGGCAATTATTGCTTTATTAAAATCAGTTGACCCCTCCTGGAAAGTTGCCTTAGCAGGAGACACTTATCACCCGGAGATTGAAAATGATATTTATGATTATTGTCTTGCTTCTTATCTTGACTTTGGTGATGATGCATTGAAACGAAGAAAGGCTGAAGGAAAGCCAACTACTTTTTATACTGCATGTGTCGAAGAGTATCCGAATAGTTATACCGCTTCTCCTCCGGCAGAAAACACTTTTCTTGCGTGGTATGCGTCCGCAAAAGGATTAACCGGATACTTGTTCTGGGCATATAATACATGGGTATCCGATCCATTACATGACAGCCGTTGGCGGCGTTATCCTGCCGGTGAGCTATTCCAATTTTATCCCGGGCCACGAACTTCTATACGATTTGAAAAACTAAGAGAAGGCATACAGGACTTTGAAAAGATCAGGATACTGAGAGAGAAGTTCACAAAAGAAGGGAAAAAGGAAAGTTTGAAAAAACTAAACGATGTGTTGAGCAAATTTCAATTGGCTAAATTAAAAACCATACCAGCTGCAAAAATACTGAATGAAGGAAAAGCAGTGCTGCGGGAATTAAGCAAGGTCAAATAA